In the genome of Rhizobium etli 8C-3, one region contains:
- a CDS encoding NuoB/complex I 20 kDa subunit family protein: protein MAVTPSSNHALVAPQPKGILDPATGKPIGSNDAFFGEINNELADKGFLVTSTDELINWARTGSLMWMTFGLACCAVEMMQLSMPRYDVERFGFAPRASPRQSDVMIVAGTLTNKMAPALRKVYDQMPEPRYVISMGSCANGGGYYHYSYSVVRGCDRVVPIDIYVPGCPPTAEALLYGVLLLQKKIRRTGTIER, encoded by the coding sequence ATGGCAGTGACCCCCTCAAGCAACCACGCGCTCGTGGCGCCGCAGCCGAAGGGGATCCTCGATCCCGCAACCGGCAAGCCGATCGGCAGCAACGACGCGTTCTTCGGCGAGATCAACAACGAACTGGCCGACAAGGGTTTTCTCGTCACCTCGACCGACGAACTGATCAACTGGGCGCGTACCGGCTCGCTGATGTGGATGACCTTCGGTCTAGCGTGCTGCGCCGTCGAAATGATGCAGCTGTCGATGCCGCGTTACGACGTCGAACGTTTCGGCTTTGCACCGCGCGCTTCGCCGCGCCAGTCGGACGTGATGATTGTCGCTGGCACGCTCACCAACAAGATGGCGCCCGCGCTGCGCAAGGTCTATGACCAGATGCCCGAGCCGCGTTACGTGATCTCGATGGGCTCCTGCGCCAATGGTGGTGGATACTATCACTATTCTTATTCGGTGGTGCGCGGCTGCGACCGCGTCGTGCCGATCGACATCTACGTGCCTGGCTGTCCCCCCACAGCGGAGGCGCTGCTTTACGGCGTGCTTTTGCTGCAGAAGAAGATCCGGCGCACCGGCACGATCGAGCGGTAA
- a CDS encoding aldo/keto reductase, which produces MKQHSFGRMPFSVSNVGFGAWQIGGSWGDVSVTDGRTALNAALDAGVTFIDTADVYGDGRSEKIVADVVRNRGGTRPMVATKAGRRLNPHVAGGYTKANLEGFIDRSLKNLQVDSLDLVQLHCPPTEVLYRQEAFDGLNELQRAGKIKGYGVSVSTVEEGLKAIEFPGVESIQIIYNIFRQRPDRLFFQEARRRNVAVIARVPLASGLLSGKISRDTKFASDDHRNFNRHGEAFDVGETFAGVPFEVGLQAVEEVRKLVPQGTSMAAFALRWILMNDAVTVVIPGARNAEQARANAAAADLAPLSHDVMDATREIYERLVAPHVHQRW; this is translated from the coding sequence ATGAAACAGCATTCTTTCGGCCGCATGCCGTTTTCAGTCAGCAATGTCGGGTTCGGCGCATGGCAGATAGGCGGTTCCTGGGGCGATGTCAGCGTGACTGACGGCCGGACGGCCCTCAACGCGGCACTCGATGCCGGCGTCACCTTCATCGACACGGCGGACGTTTATGGCGACGGCCGGTCAGAGAAAATCGTCGCCGACGTTGTAAGAAACCGTGGCGGCACGCGCCCGATGGTCGCCACCAAGGCCGGCCGTAGGCTGAACCCGCATGTCGCGGGCGGCTATACCAAGGCCAATCTCGAGGGCTTCATCGACCGCAGCCTGAAGAACCTGCAGGTCGACAGTCTCGATCTCGTCCAGCTCCACTGCCCGCCGACGGAGGTGCTTTACCGTCAGGAAGCCTTCGACGGTCTCAACGAGCTGCAGAGGGCCGGCAAGATCAAGGGCTATGGCGTCAGCGTTTCGACGGTGGAGGAAGGCTTGAAAGCGATCGAGTTTCCGGGCGTTGAAAGCATCCAGATCATCTACAACATATTCCGTCAGCGCCCCGATCGCCTGTTCTTCCAGGAAGCCCGCCGCAGGAACGTCGCCGTGATCGCCCGCGTGCCGCTCGCAAGCGGCCTGCTCTCCGGCAAGATCAGCCGCGACACCAAGTTTGCAAGCGACGACCACCGCAATTTCAACCGCCATGGCGAGGCCTTCGATGTCGGTGAGACTTTCGCGGGCGTGCCCTTCGAAGTCGGCCTGCAGGCGGTCGAGGAGGTGCGCAAGCTGGTGCCGCAGGGCACCTCCATGGCAGCCTTTGCGCTGCGTTGGATACTGATGAACGATGCCGTGACCGTGGTCATCCCCGGCGCGCGCAACGCCGAACAGGCAAGGGCAAACGCAGCCGCCGCAGATCTTGCGCCGCTTTCCCACGACGTGATGGATGCGACGCGCGAGATCTATGAGCGGCTGGTTGCACCGCATGTGCATCAGCGCTGGTAA
- a CDS encoding cupin domain-containing protein, with amino-acid sequence MEIKTAGSRPSAKASPDYFAGTVRLDPLIEAPDPARVRVVHVTFEPGARTAWHTHPLGQTLIVTSGKGLVQSWGGEIREIRPGDTVWFAAGEKHWHGAAPETAMTHIAIQESLNGSVADWMEQVSDEQYAGNA; translated from the coding sequence ATGGAAATCAAGACAGCCGGTTCCCGGCCATCGGCGAAGGCTTCGCCGGACTATTTCGCTGGCACCGTACGGCTCGATCCGTTGATCGAAGCGCCGGATCCGGCCCGCGTGAGGGTCGTGCACGTGACATTCGAGCCGGGAGCACGCACCGCCTGGCACACGCATCCTCTGGGCCAGACACTGATCGTCACGTCCGGCAAGGGGCTTGTGCAGAGCTGGGGCGGCGAAATCCGAGAAATCCGGCCGGGCGACACCGTCTGGTTCGCCGCGGGCGAAAAGCACTGGCATGGCGCAGCCCCGGAAACGGCGATGACGCATATCGCCATCCAGGAATCACTGAATGGCAGCGTGGCCGACTGGATGGAACAGGTCAGTGACGAGCAATATGCCGGAAATGCCTGA
- a CDS encoding NADH-quinone oxidoreductase subunit A, translating into MTELLSSYIPIAIFIGIALVIGLALLIAPFAVAFKAPDSEKLSAYECGFNAFDDARMKFDIRFYLVSILFIIFDLEVAFLFPWAVSFGAIGWFGFWSMMVFLLVLTVGFIYEWKKGALEWQ; encoded by the coding sequence ATGACTGAACTGCTCAGTTCCTATATTCCGATCGCCATCTTCATCGGCATTGCCCTCGTCATCGGCCTGGCGCTTCTGATTGCGCCGTTTGCCGTGGCCTTCAAGGCGCCCGATTCGGAAAAGCTTTCCGCATACGAATGCGGCTTCAACGCCTTTGACGATGCTCGCATGAAATTCGACATCCGCTTCTATCTCGTGTCGATTCTCTTCATCATCTTCGACCTCGAAGTCGCCTTCCTCTTCCCATGGGCCGTTTCCTTCGGCGCCATCGGCTGGTTCGGCTTCTGGTCCATGATGGTGTTTCTTCTCGTGCTCACCGTCGGCTTTATCTATGAATGGAAGAAGGGAGCCCTGGAATGGCAGTGA